A genomic stretch from Setaria viridis chromosome 1, Setaria_viridis_v4.0, whole genome shotgun sequence includes:
- the LOC117866316 gene encoding uncharacterized protein, with protein MACTKPSGLPSLVLLFLVLAVAAAGPGVALKLEPTGTIEHFPPLLDCAPTTASPSRNDSAFHANVLSLLAALPSAAAAAPTGSAFARSGAAGRDCAFARGACFGFGAPRGGSFPGDCRSCLSAAAEDVANGCGASRRAGAWRTGCFLSYADTNRSTAREDAFRGWFYEDSDDGDGDSPTVALGRQCTANRTAAECARCLNESVQVVPALKVGRQLSMVHRDAVVVVGYACYLRVPLFPPTPLWLQYLFGIAGIIDVVALVLAEVCGVLFCIRKAREFNPA; from the exons ATGGCGTGCACGAAGCCCTCGGGCCTCCCCTCCCtggtcctcctcttcctcgtcctcgCGGTGGCCGCCGCAGGACCAGGAGTCGCATTGAAGCTGGAGCCAACCGGCACGATCGAGCACTTTCCACCTCTGCTCGACTGCGCCCCGACCACCGCGTCGCCCTCAAGGAACGACAGCGCGTTCCACGCCAACGTGCTGtcgctcctcgccgccctcccctccgccgccgcggccgcgcccacgGGCTCCGCCTTCGCGCGGTCCGGCGCCGCCGGTCGCGACTGCGCCTTCGCGCGGGGCGCCTGCTTTGGCTtcggcgcgccgcgcggcggctcCTTCCCCGGCGACTGCCGCTCGTgcctgtccgccgccgccgaggacgtcGCCAACGGGTGCGGCGCCAGCCGCCGCGCTGGCGCCTGGCGCACCGGCTGCTTCCTGTCGTACGCGGACACCAACCGGTCCACGGCCCGCGAGGACGCGTTCCGCGGCTGGTTCTACGAAGacagcgacgacggcgacggcgactcgCCGACCGTGGCGCTAGGGAGGCAGTGCACGGCCAACCGCACGGCGGCGGAGTGCGCCCGGTGCCTGAACGAGTCGGTGCAGGTGGTGCCGGCGCTGAAGGTGGGGAGGCAGCTCTCGATGGTCCACCGCGACGCGGTGGTGGTTGTCGGCTACGCCTGCTACCTGCGCGTCCCGTTGTTCCCTCCGACGCCGCTGTGGTTGCAATACC TGTTCGGAATCGCCGGCATCATTGACGTCGTTGCGCTAGTGCTCGCTGAAGTATGCGGGGTGCTGTTCTGCATCAGGAAAGCCCGTGAGTTTAACCCGGCATGA